A single window of Actinoallomurus bryophytorum DNA harbors:
- a CDS encoding alpha/beta fold hydrolase → MYVEESGDGPTVVLLHAMGFAHDMWDPQFARLADRFHVVAPDLPGYGRTPGPFSFDTAVRELTGLAAAGPVHLCGVSLGARVALRFAAERPAAVASLFLSGCGVRAPRGLAVRRAALRAVPERFFTRESTGAGKAVTLQSCLALAGLDLSGCPPKVGAPTLVTCGSKDTAYLADARELAAGIDGAELRVIAGVGHVWNRERPELFTRTLLEWVLAAERRR, encoded by the coding sequence ATGTACGTCGAGGAATCCGGCGACGGGCCGACCGTGGTGCTGCTGCACGCGATGGGGTTCGCCCACGACATGTGGGATCCGCAGTTCGCCCGGCTCGCCGACCGCTTCCACGTGGTCGCCCCGGACCTGCCCGGATACGGGCGTACTCCCGGGCCCTTCTCCTTCGACACCGCCGTGCGCGAGCTGACCGGTCTGGCCGCGGCCGGCCCGGTCCACCTGTGCGGTGTGTCGCTCGGCGCCAGGGTCGCGCTGAGGTTCGCCGCCGAGCGTCCGGCGGCGGTGGCGAGCCTGTTCCTGTCCGGATGCGGCGTGCGCGCGCCGCGCGGGCTGGCTGTCCGGCGGGCGGCCCTGCGGGCCGTGCCGGAACGCTTCTTCACGCGCGAGAGCACGGGCGCGGGGAAGGCCGTGACGCTCCAGTCGTGCCTCGCGCTGGCCGGACTGGACCTGTCCGGCTGCCCGCCGAAGGTCGGCGCGCCCACGTTGGTCACCTGCGGGTCCAAGGACACCGCGTACCTCGCGGACGCGCGGGAGCTGGCGGCCGGCATCGACGGGGCGGAGCTCCGCGTGATCGCTGGCGTCGGGCACGTCTGGAACCGCGAGCGTCCCGAGCTGTTCACCCGCACCCTGCTGGAGTGGGTGCTCGCCGCGGAGCGCCGGCGTTAG
- a CDS encoding sensor histidine kinase, giving the protein MTAVARTARRLTRISLRARLLAIAMVLLVAGLVVSNLLVIGALRGHLEKRVDEQVRPLATAFSRLPPQVVPPDRTLSRGLTGRSDLLTDLYVAHLTQDGTIDAVLRTTESGRPRLPRLDPAAVAARDGRPFEVAGRGGGDRWRVVALRHASGGSVVVAASLHGVDATIGRLRADCALIGVGVLVLLGTAGWFAVRAGLRPLHRIEATAAAIAGGDLSHRIPDLAAPGTEVGRLSAALNGMLTQLETAFDARAGSEARMRRFVADASHELRTPLSGIKGFAELYRMGGLPERSDVDRTMLRIESEATRLARLVEDLLLLARLDGHHGSGDLPLHPAPMDMRTLAADALHDVRALDPGRPVRLTGLDGGPSTTAPVLGDESRLRQAVTNLVGNAVTHTPPGTPVRITVGTEGTEAVLTVEDDGPGLTGEQASMVFERFYRADASRTRTGEGGAGLGLAIVASVVAAHDGRVELRTAPGEGAVFRMVLPAALLDDTA; this is encoded by the coding sequence ATGACGGCCGTCGCACGGACGGCGCGGCGGCTGACCCGGATCTCGCTGCGCGCCCGGCTCCTCGCGATCGCCATGGTCCTGCTGGTCGCGGGGCTCGTGGTGAGCAACCTCCTCGTCATCGGCGCGCTCCGCGGCCATCTGGAGAAGCGAGTGGACGAGCAGGTGCGGCCGCTCGCGACGGCGTTCTCCCGCCTGCCTCCCCAGGTGGTGCCGCCGGATCGCACTCTCTCGCGCGGCCTGACCGGGCGCAGCGACCTGCTCACCGACCTCTACGTCGCCCACCTCACCCAGGACGGCACGATCGACGCCGTTCTGCGCACGACCGAGTCCGGACGGCCGCGGCTCCCCCGGCTGGACCCGGCGGCGGTGGCGGCACGCGACGGCCGCCCGTTCGAGGTGGCGGGCCGTGGTGGCGGCGACCGGTGGCGCGTGGTCGCCCTGCGGCATGCCTCGGGCGGCAGTGTGGTCGTGGCGGCCTCGCTGCACGGCGTCGACGCCACGATCGGGCGGCTGCGGGCCGACTGCGCGCTCATCGGCGTCGGCGTGCTGGTGCTGCTCGGGACCGCGGGCTGGTTCGCGGTACGCGCGGGGCTGCGTCCGCTGCACCGGATCGAGGCGACGGCGGCCGCCATCGCCGGCGGGGACCTGTCGCACCGGATCCCCGACCTCGCCGCGCCCGGCACCGAGGTCGGCCGGCTGTCGGCGGCGCTGAACGGGATGCTGACGCAGCTCGAAACCGCCTTCGACGCACGCGCCGGCTCGGAGGCGAGGATGCGCCGTTTCGTCGCCGACGCCAGCCACGAGCTGCGTACCCCGCTGTCCGGCATCAAGGGCTTCGCCGAGCTCTACCGCATGGGCGGCCTGCCGGAACGCTCCGACGTCGACCGCACCATGCTCCGGATCGAGAGTGAGGCCACCCGGCTGGCCCGGCTGGTGGAGGACCTGCTGCTCCTGGCGCGGCTGGACGGCCACCACGGCAGCGGCGACCTGCCCCTGCACCCGGCGCCGATGGACATGCGGACCCTGGCCGCCGACGCGCTCCACGACGTACGCGCCTTGGATCCGGGCCGCCCCGTGCGCCTGACCGGCCTGGACGGCGGCCCGTCCACGACCGCGCCCGTGCTGGGAGACGAGTCCCGGCTGCGCCAGGCCGTGACCAACCTGGTGGGCAACGCCGTCACCCACACTCCGCCCGGCACTCCGGTGCGCATCACGGTCGGCACCGAGGGGACCGAGGCGGTCCTGACCGTGGAGGACGACGGTCCGGGGCTGACCGGCGAGCAGGCGTCGATGGTGTTCGAGCGGTTCTACCGGGCCGACGCCTCCCGGACCAGGACCGGCGAGGGCGGGGCCGGGCTGGGTCTGGCCATCGTGGCCTCGGTGGTGGCCGCGCACGACGGGCGGGTCGAGCTGAGGACGGCGCCGGGTGAGGGCGCGGTCTTCCGCATGGTCCTGCCGGCCGCTCTCTTGGACGACACCGCCTGA
- a CDS encoding response regulator transcription factor: MELTEDADGVISLLVVDDEPVVRELLSASLRFAGFAVTSAACGQEAVALAVREPPDLIVLDVMLPDIDGFEVVRRLGERAVRTAGGHVPVLFLTARDTTQDKIDGLTAGGDDYVTKPFSVEELIARIRAILRRVGGRGGDETLTVADLVLDREGHQVRRADRPVRLSPTEFRLLLFLMENAGRVVSKTQILDRVWQYDFGGDESIVESYISYLRRKIDTTGPKLIHTVWGAGYVLRRPAP; this comes from the coding sequence ATGGAACTCACGGAAGACGCCGACGGTGTGATCAGCCTTCTCGTCGTCGACGACGAACCCGTCGTGCGGGAGTTGCTGTCGGCCAGCCTGCGGTTCGCCGGGTTCGCGGTCACCTCCGCGGCCTGCGGGCAGGAGGCGGTGGCCCTGGCCGTACGCGAGCCTCCCGACCTCATCGTCCTCGACGTGATGCTGCCCGACATCGACGGGTTCGAGGTGGTCCGGCGCCTCGGCGAGCGCGCCGTCCGTACGGCCGGCGGCCACGTCCCGGTCCTCTTCCTCACCGCTCGCGACACCACCCAGGACAAGATCGACGGGTTGACCGCCGGCGGCGACGACTACGTGACCAAGCCCTTCAGCGTGGAGGAGCTGATCGCCCGCATCCGCGCGATCCTGCGACGCGTCGGCGGACGCGGCGGTGACGAGACGCTGACCGTGGCCGATCTGGTGCTGGACCGCGAGGGGCACCAGGTACGCCGGGCGGACCGCCCGGTGCGGCTGTCCCCCACGGAGTTCCGGCTGCTGCTCTTCCTGATGGAGAACGCCGGACGCGTCGTGTCGAAGACGCAGATCCTGGACCGGGTCTGGCAGTACGACTTCGGCGGCGACGAGAGCATCGTCGAGTCCTACATCAGCTATCTGCGCCGCAAGATCGACACCACCGGGCCCAAGCTGATCCATACCGTGTGGGGCGCGGGATACGTCCTGCGCAGGCCGGCCCCATGA
- a CDS encoding streptophobe family protein, translating into MREVVRAMSAVAAAYAAMGVVAMSGLLLLGADGVARLAVATVTMAGGGGIDVTGELPQAQRLGASLHGGLDVMPLGVSLAGVLVLVVALRRPAASPRALVVRLGTAAVAFPAVLTLSASAGHGRLALGRPCVHGPYGLSGCATDDRAPAGGLTLDYHPDLGRTLLGGLVWVLVVLALVALLQCRPDARALRLPAALSWMRPAVSVSATVILCAALAVEAAGLLVALVHGPKAAGAVVLVAPNAAFAAFGMGIGVPWSAARSTPGGPVAMTGIAHGQAWLPPIAFAVTTLAVIGVLTAARTPVPPGVAWRRVRAARLGLPLGVLSAGMTAAAGASAHLGVSVFGFAVTVLGLRCDGDILVALALGSAAGAVAGTTGCLLLDLGRQATTDRVRTAWNSRKTPTV; encoded by the coding sequence ATGCGTGAGGTCGTCAGGGCGATGTCCGCGGTCGCCGCCGCGTACGCCGCCATGGGCGTGGTCGCGATGTCCGGACTGCTGCTGCTCGGCGCCGACGGCGTGGCCCGGCTCGCCGTGGCGACGGTGACGATGGCGGGCGGCGGCGGCATCGACGTGACCGGCGAGCTGCCGCAGGCACAGCGGCTGGGGGCGAGCCTGCACGGCGGGCTCGACGTCATGCCGCTCGGTGTGTCGCTCGCCGGGGTCCTCGTGCTGGTCGTCGCGCTCCGGCGCCCGGCGGCGTCCCCGCGCGCGCTGGTGGTCCGGCTGGGCACCGCGGCGGTGGCGTTCCCCGCCGTTCTCACTCTGTCGGCGTCCGCCGGGCACGGCCGGCTCGCGCTCGGCCGACCCTGCGTGCACGGCCCGTACGGCCTGTCGGGATGCGCGACCGACGACCGCGCGCCGGCCGGCGGGCTCACGCTGGACTACCACCCCGACCTGGGACGGACCCTGCTGGGCGGGCTGGTCTGGGTGCTCGTGGTGCTCGCCCTGGTGGCCCTCCTCCAGTGCCGGCCGGACGCGCGGGCCCTTCGCCTGCCCGCGGCCCTGTCCTGGATGAGGCCGGCCGTCTCGGTCTCGGCGACGGTGATCCTCTGCGCGGCACTGGCCGTGGAGGCCGCGGGCCTGCTCGTCGCGCTCGTGCACGGGCCGAAGGCGGCCGGCGCGGTCGTGCTCGTGGCTCCCAACGCGGCCTTCGCGGCGTTCGGCATGGGCATCGGGGTCCCGTGGTCCGCGGCGCGCTCGACGCCCGGAGGTCCGGTCGCCATGACGGGCATCGCGCACGGCCAGGCATGGCTGCCGCCGATCGCGTTCGCGGTGACGACCCTGGCTGTCATCGGCGTGCTCACCGCCGCGCGTACTCCCGTCCCGCCCGGCGTGGCGTGGCGGCGGGTGCGGGCGGCCCGGCTCGGCCTGCCCCTGGGGGTGCTGAGCGCCGGCATGACCGCGGCGGCCGGAGCGTCGGCCCACCTCGGCGTCTCGGTCTTCGGCTTCGCCGTCACCGTCCTCGGCCTGCGCTGCGACGGTGACATCCTGGTGGCCCTGGCACTCGGATCGGCCGCCGGCGCGGTCGCCGGGACCACGGGATGCCTCCTGCTGGACCTCGGCCGGCAGGCGACGACGGACCGGGTGAGGACGGCATGGAACTCACGGAAGACGCCGACGGTGTGA